Part of the Sulfurimonas sp. C5 genome, TCATCTCATCGGTTTTTTTCATGAGAGATTCAATCAAAGAATCTTTCGTTCCGCTGCTGAGTGCACTTGAATCTATTGTTTCATCAGCTAATTGAGGTTCAACGCTAACTGTTGCTTCCTCTTTAATCTCTTCATCTTTTGCTCCAAAAGCAATTACTTTGAAATTGTATGTATTAACATTATGTCTTTCAATATCATCATTTGAAATTACAGTTGCCATAACTTTACTCTACCATCTCTTCTGTTGAACCCATTTGGATAGTTCCAGATTCAGCTAACTGATTAACCACTTCAACAATTTTTCTTTGTGCAGCTTCAACATCTTTCATTTTCACAGCACCCATAAACTGCATCTCTTCTTCAAATGCATTTTGTGCTCTTTCACTCATTGCAGAGAAGAATTTTTCTTTTAATTCTTCAGGAGCAGATTTCATCGCTAACATAAGGTCAGGTTTATCGATAGCTTTTAACAGCTCAGCTATTGCATTTTTATCTAATGTTACGATATCTTCAAATGTAAACATCATCTCTTTAATTTGTGTTGCTAATTCTTCATCAACCTGCTCAATTGTTGCAAGAGTCGATTTAGAGCTTTTTGCACCTAAACGGTTAAAGATATCTGCAACCGCACGTGTTCCACCAACTTCAACTTTGTAAGATGCAAGTGATTCTAGTTTGGATTCAAGCACAGCCGAAACACGTTTGATAACCGATGGAGAGATATCTCCAAGTTTAGCCATCCTCATAGCAACTTCACTTCTTAAATCATCCGGAAAATACTGCAATGTATCTGCTGCTTCTGTTGCATCCATGTGTGCCAAGATAAGTGCAATTGTTTGAGGATGCTCATTTAAAATAAAGTCTGATAACTGTTGTGGTTTAATTTTTGACAGATAAGCAAAGTTCTGAGTATTTTGCATTGACTTGCTAAGTTTATCAAGTACTTTTTTCGCTTCTTCAGGACCAAGTGTTCTATAAAGAAGCTCACGAGCATATTCTAAACCACCAGTAGTAAGATACTGACCCGATTGAAAAATTGCATGGAACTCTTCAAGAACTGCTGTTGCTATTGCTCTGTCTATACTTTTGTTAACGGCAATAAATTTAGATATTTCAGTAATCGATTCTACTTCCATATTTGAAAAAATGGCTGCAGTTATATCTTCACCGAGCTGTAATAATAAAATGGCAATTTTTTCAGCCATTCCCATTTCATCAAATGATGCTTGCTGCTGTTGTGTTAAATTTGCCATCTTAGTCTATCCTCGGTCGTCTATGTGATGTTGCTTCTAATTCTTCCGACAAGAGTGCTTGTAAAAGTGCTGCAACATTGTCAGGTTCATCTTCAGCCATAACACGTACTTTTTCAAGCAGTACTTCATGTTTAAGTTCGTCTTCATTCAATGAACCGCTAATACCAAGTTGATCTTCAACTTTTTTACGCATTGTTTGTACTTTTTCAACCAAATCGTCATCTTCATCGTCAGCAATATCCAGAGATGGTCTTTGAAGTTCTTCATCTTCTTTTGACACTTCAAGCATTCTGTCTGCAAAAGGTACGATAATTTTTTTGTAAAGTATTAAAAGTAACAGTAATACAAAAATATATTTGAATAAATCTGCAAACGGTACTAAATATGTTTCACTGAACTTGAGTACCTCTTTTACTTGTGTAGCAGACGGATCGTGTGCCTCTCTTTCAAACTGTAGGTTTTGTACACTGATTTGGTCACCTCTACCTTGATT contains:
- the fliG gene encoding flagellar motor switch protein FliG — its product is MANLTQQQQASFDEMGMAEKIAILLLQLGEDITAAIFSNMEVESITEISKFIAVNKSIDRAIATAVLEEFHAIFQSGQYLTTGGLEYARELLYRTLGPEEAKKVLDKLSKSMQNTQNFAYLSKIKPQQLSDFILNEHPQTIALILAHMDATEAADTLQYFPDDLRSEVAMRMAKLGDISPSVIKRVSAVLESKLESLASYKVEVGGTRAVADIFNRLGAKSSKSTLATIEQVDEELATQIKEMMFTFEDIVTLDKNAIAELLKAIDKPDLMLAMKSAPEELKEKFFSAMSERAQNAFEEEMQFMGAVKMKDVEAAQRKIVEVVNQLAESGTIQMGSTEEMVE